The following proteins are encoded in a genomic region of Vibrio tasmaniensis:
- a CDS encoding YecA/YgfB family protein, with product MSETTLPDYLTVATELQSASLAVNPAEMHGLLTGMLSGGLNLADKSWQPLIFDYTNEGMGWPDRALTLAEATLKVTTSEITGSGMELSMLLPDEDASASLFDLADGVSDWINHFISGLGLVGAQLNKASDGTKEALADLEEMAKLGIDEEDDMEEQAQLLEHVIEHVKACALTIHAEFGARPSEDAAPTIH from the coding sequence ATGAGCGAAACTACTTTACCTGACTACCTAACGGTTGCGACTGAACTTCAATCGGCAAGCCTAGCCGTAAACCCTGCTGAGATGCATGGTTTATTAACGGGTATGTTGAGCGGAGGCTTAAACCTAGCAGATAAAAGCTGGCAACCACTTATCTTTGATTACACCAATGAAGGCATGGGCTGGCCAGATCGCGCATTAACGCTAGCGGAAGCGACACTGAAAGTAACGACCAGCGAAATCACAGGTTCAGGCATGGAGCTGTCTATGTTGTTGCCTGACGAAGACGCAAGCGCAAGCCTGTTTGATTTGGCTGATGGCGTGTCTGATTGGATTAACCACTTTATTTCTGGCTTAGGCTTGGTTGGCGCTCAATTGAATAAAGCGTCTGATGGTACCAAAGAAGCATTAGCTGATCTTGAAGAGATGGCAAAGCTAGGCATTGACGAAGAAGATGACATGGAAGAGCAAGCGCAGCTTCTAGAGCACGTTATTGAGCACGTAAAAGCGTGTGCATTAACCATTCATGCTGAATTCGGTGCGCGTCCATCTGAAGATGCGGCTCCAACCATTCATTAA
- the zapA gene encoding cell division protein ZapA, translated as MSNQAVDVEILGKLTRVNCPPGQEESLIAAAVDLDNRLKEMAERTKVTNEVKLLTIAALNICYELQTKKFEANDEQNALTERMEQLTTSLSDVLSKVKHGQQ; from the coding sequence ATGAGTAATCAAGCGGTAGACGTTGAAATATTAGGAAAACTGACTCGAGTTAATTGTCCTCCTGGGCAAGAAGAGTCATTGATTGCAGCGGCGGTCGATCTTGATAATCGATTGAAAGAGATGGCTGAACGTACTAAGGTAACCAATGAAGTGAAGCTGCTAACGATCGCAGCTCTGAACATTTGCTATGAATTACAAACTAAGAAGTTTGAAGCAAATGATGAACAAAACGCACTGACCGAGCGAATGGAACAGCTCACGACATCACTTTCAGATGTCCTCAGTAAAGTTAAGCACGGACAGCAATAG
- the ubiH gene encoding 2-octaprenyl-6-methoxyphenyl hydroxylase yields the protein MAQYDVVIAGGAMAGATLALALNHLSQGSLSIAVVEPYQVDHQAHPGFDSRSIALSYGTVQILDSLHLWQSIAPVATPIKDIHVSDRGHAGMTDIYSEELAVDALGYVVELADVGRIYQQKLESESAITMFCPESVSKVEREELQTTVELTSGQTITTKLLVAADGAISTCCQQLNISLSEHDFEQVAVIANIVASEPHQGRAFERFTHHGPVALLPMSENRLSLVWCLPPEQAQKVMTLNDNEFLEQLQSDFGWRLGRLEKVGKRASYPLILRHRQQNISHRFAIVGNAAQTLHPIAGQGFNLGIRDVASLAEELCTQLDDVGRYRGLVNFRKRREQDRNTTITLTSSLVHLFSNDFMTARIGRNLGLTVIDNLPPLKGPLLRHTLGLVER from the coding sequence ATGGCTCAGTATGATGTTGTAATTGCTGGTGGTGCAATGGCAGGGGCGACCCTAGCCCTTGCTCTGAATCACCTCAGTCAAGGTTCACTATCGATCGCGGTAGTCGAGCCTTATCAGGTTGATCATCAAGCTCACCCTGGTTTTGATTCTCGTTCGATTGCTTTGTCTTATGGCACGGTGCAGATCCTCGATTCTTTGCATTTGTGGCAATCTATCGCTCCGGTAGCGACCCCAATTAAAGATATCCATGTTTCGGATAGAGGGCATGCCGGAATGACGGATATCTACAGTGAAGAGCTTGCTGTTGATGCGCTCGGCTATGTGGTTGAGTTGGCGGATGTGGGGCGAATCTATCAGCAGAAGCTTGAATCAGAATCTGCAATTACGATGTTTTGCCCTGAGTCTGTCAGTAAAGTCGAACGTGAAGAGTTGCAAACGACTGTTGAACTGACAAGTGGGCAAACCATAACGACTAAGTTACTGGTTGCAGCTGACGGTGCTATCTCAACCTGTTGTCAGCAACTCAATATCTCATTGAGTGAGCATGACTTCGAACAAGTCGCGGTGATTGCCAATATCGTGGCGAGCGAACCTCATCAAGGTCGCGCATTTGAGCGTTTTACTCATCATGGGCCAGTCGCTCTGTTGCCGATGAGTGAGAACCGTTTATCACTGGTTTGGTGTTTGCCACCGGAGCAAGCACAAAAAGTGATGACGCTAAACGACAATGAATTTCTAGAGCAGTTGCAGAGTGACTTTGGCTGGCGACTTGGCCGATTAGAGAAAGTCGGTAAACGTGCAAGCTACCCTCTGATCCTTCGCCACCGACAGCAAAATATCTCTCATCGATTTGCGATTGTTGGTAATGCCGCTCAAACGCTTCACCCAATTGCAGGGCAAGGCTTTAATCTTGGCATCCGTGATGTGGCTTCCTTGGCGGAAGAGTTGTGTACTCAGTTAGATGATGTGGGTCGTTACCGTGGTCTTGTTAACTTTAGAAAGCGTAGAGAACAAGACAGAAATACAACGATTACGCTGACTTCAAGTCTCGTTCATCTGTTCTCAAACGATTTTATGACCGCTCGCATTGGGCGTAATCTTGGGTTAACCGTAATAGATAACCTTCCACCACTTAAAGGTCCACTTTTGCGTCATACGCTTGGCCTAGTAGAAAGATAA